The Branchiostoma floridae strain S238N-H82 chromosome 12, Bfl_VNyyK, whole genome shotgun sequence genome segment GAACACCAGGACTCCATATAACTGACCATCTTAATTTCTAGAAAGCATTCGTGCATTCTAGGCAACTTCCatatttttaaatacaaaacTAACCGTTCAGTACCAATTTATCATGTTTTACTAGAATAAAATCTTACAAAATCCCTCTTATGAACACTGTGTGCATCTAGACCCATCTTCCGTTTCCCGGGGATTGCCGTACcagtgcagcagcgcctcctgtccGGATGGCTTGAACTGCACCCCTGAGGGCGTGGCAGCCTTCTCCTGCAGGCCTGAGTGACGTCACAACCAGGGCCTCCCACGTGACAACGACCAGCCAATAGCCGCTTCATGCGTGCCTTGAAAATGCGTTTTgtgagcacgtcaccggaacgtactgcgcctgcgcgaaccctggtgtttgggggcttggtttggtcaacgttgcattgaaatcccgcttgttgcacagtatatgttagagacatggtttcatgtaaaacgtacacgggattttacccttatatacgcacgtactttcttaaatgcggccctttagtaaaccgggggtttagcaaggtttagcatgtctatacttttcgcgcaggcgcagtacgttccggtgacgtgctcgtTTTGTGTGTGATTTAGAGTCTAACTAGACATACAAGCACCACATAGAGATAGGAGACTTTAGATCAATAAAGCACTTGCAGCAAAAATCTTATTTAGAATTTCTGTCTTTTTTGACTGATGACTTATACAAGTCAGAACATATAGATATAAACAAAATATCCAAGTATAAATTTCGCTAGCAGGCAAAGTTATTTACCTGCATGCACAAGCCACTCTGTAGCTCTATAACACCGGTGTACCTTCCTCTTCGTAGCAAGAATACCAGAAGAAAAGCGTATGCCCTTTACAAGAGACTCAATATGGAATGACATATCTTGAAAGGTATGGTGAGTAGCGACCTCTCGCGGAAGGCTTTGGAAGTGCATCAAGTATTCTACAAGTTTGCAATGCCACTCGGGCACTGagttttttaaacattaagtaACGGTTGCTAAAGCATCATCTCTTCTCCCGAAGGCagtttttatcaatttcattgCTGCATATAATGGTACCGAGTTCCGAGTAATTATAGCTATAGAAAAAGGGGAACTCGCTAGGTGGTAAACATCATTGTTTCTTATAGTGACGATTTATTTTACGGAGTTCAAACATGAGGGTACCCCCCACAGACACTTTTTCTTCAAAGATTCGATCTAACACTAGCTACGACTGACCAGTGTACaaattttgttctttgaaaTCCGTTCCTTCAGTATAAAGGCCATTTGCACCTTATATTACTAACCTCTATGCTGACTGACTGCGCATATTATAGGGAAAACACGTAATTTGCAAGTGCACTATGgggttttgctaccagaggtgTTGGCGGCCTCGGCAGGGGAAACATGGATCTTAGCGTGGGCTGACTCCACTGGCCATTTTCCCGATTTTCCTGCCGAATTCCACGATCCCCGTAAGAAGGACTGGTGGAGCCTAGCATATCACAGAGATAGCCCCAATGGCCCCAGCGCCGTTGAGGAACCGGGGAGTTCCCGATGAGCTAGCCAACCCTGTGCTATGTACTCTGTCCCTCGGGGCGATCGGACTTTCACCCCCTGTAACACCTCTGTCgcatctacttttcggcggctccaggaatcgtccaaaaaccttacgaaaactagatatccaggatatccggtgccgtcaatcatggtgattgacagtacagaaaacattattatgcacgcccatgtttccatatatgggtcgacctcgtgagacctcgacagactcaagttgcgagagattaaaacccggaagtgaccgctgccctccccatgataggacgtcatctgaatgctactaacacgtaaatagaatgtgacgctacacgaaaaacaacttcaaacacacaacacataatatagtcgtgcgactgttattgtctatcgttgtggacaacggttgtctttagacatgcgttcagagtattacggggcacccgcagtgcaggataccattgcggtgcgtgcgtgacccacagtgaccgcttgctcgcaaatcaaaaatggcgggagaattccttattttcgtcaggcgttcaggccgttttctggatatccaggaatcgtcctcctgttcaggccgttttctggatatccaggattcgtcctgagcctgttcaagccgttttctggatatccaggattcgtcctgagcctgttcaagccgttttctggatatccaggaagcgtcctcctgttcaagccgtttcctggatattcaggatgtggaccaggccttgtgtgaGAAAgagacgccatctggatgctattaacacgttaccgtgaatgtgtcgctatacggaaaacaacagtaactttatcccatcttgactgccatttgttaattcattacgcaaagatacgtaagtaacatgtaaacatcaaagtatcattatcaacattcgtttaagttctgtaacaccaggatcagcaaaataaactacacgatcttcttgcggggagatacaaagatggcggctttctgacgaaaacaacatgctcccgccctccgcatagtctcctccctcgaaaacaggaagctccacccccacgtacacgttctggataaacaccgtcgtctatccaggaaacgtcctgtttgcgacgatttctggatatccaggaatcgtccttctgctcaggacgattcctggatatccaggattcggcatattacgaaagttagatactgacgaaagttggatacaacaacCTCCGTACGTGTCTCTATAACAGTAGTCAAAATACGGACACTGATTCGTGCTAATGACGGCTGATAGAGAATCTTTGAATATAAAAGTTTGGACGCATTGCGTAAAAATTTGCGTGTACGGGGGAAGGGGTATGTCTAATACCCAGTGCTATCCAGCAGCACTTTTGTTGAACGTCTTCGTCTCCGTACATACAACCTATTACCGTCCAGGTCTCGTAGGTAACACAATTTAGCTGAAGCATTTTTCATTAAAACTCCGCATTACACGTGCACCTCGACATTGTCAAGTCGGTGATGTTGATTCGGTGATAGCTAACTTTGATCAACAACAGTACACCTTCCGTCGCTCAGAACTACAAAAATAACACGGTATAAACTGGTGTCTACAGAACATAGTTCAGACAGTCGAGTCTAGAGGGGTATGTGTAATACCACTGCCCGTGCCTGCATTCTGTAGTAACCAGCGCTAGCCGGCCGCAGTTTTGTTCAACGCATTCGTCTCCATACAGCCAACCAATGAGTCTCTTCGCAACAAAAGTCAGCCTAGGCATTTAAATTTGAACTTCGCATTACGCCTCGGCGTTGTCATGTCCGCTATGTTGATTCGTAGCCTGCCAACAGTGACCTATAACAGTACGTCGTCCGTCGCCCAGAACTACCAGCAACAACACGGTATAAACTGGTGTAAATAGAACACTGTCCTTGCAGTTGAGACGTGGACAACAGACAGTGAAGATGTGGAAGTTTCTGCTCCTTCTCGCGGCTGTAGGTACCCTGCCGACCGCGTCAGTCGGTGAGTAGATTTTTACCGACATTAGTTGATGGATTTGAAGCCTAAAATGTAATTACGTAAAAGATATTTGAATCCGAATATGCCATGTGAACGCAGTCCTCACAGTTAAGCTTTCATAACAGACAAAATAAGATGTGGAAGTTTCTGCTCCTGGTCGCGGCTGTAGGCACTCTGCCGGCCGGGTCAGTCGGTGAGTACATTTGTACCGACATTTATGCATGAACTTGAAGCCTAAATATGTTATATCCGACGTGTATAAACCTACACGGTACCGTGTTGATACAAGAGAGAAAGTGCAGTTGACTCTTTCCCTTGGGTCAGTGTAAGGCTAGTTGGTGCCCAGAACAGATCGCTTATTAAACGGCAGGAGATTGACTACTTTTAAGAATGATTCGCCGCACTTTCCTCATGTTGTGGTCGTGCAGTAATGTATTTCGATatcaaaaaggtaaaaaaaaggctCAAAAGCTATGTTACAAACACTGAATGTGTGTATAGGAAACGCACATTTGGTTTGAATGCAGTTTACCGTAAAGTCGAAAAGACGTAGTatttatgaaaaatgatttAATGTAGTTCAAAAACAGGAACGTTTGGATCAGTTCTGTGATATCTATTAGGATAGGCGCTGATCGCCTGCTATGGAAACTATCAAAGTAAACTACGTCGTCTttcggaagtgtgacgtcagaaaCGGGTCAAAGGCTGTTGGAAGTCTTAACGAACACATCACTCAGTGTGCTTAGTGTTTTTAAAACTGTGTCCAATACAGTTCATTGACATGTTGAAGGGCCTATGAAGGCCCTAGTTGTGGCGATAGTTTTCTTCGGGTTATACTTGTTCCTTTCGTATCTATTTCATTATGTGGAATTAATCAATGTAATGGGTACAAAGATAGCTAAATCTATTCATGCCATTGCgatacatttatgtattataAGAATGTTGAAACATGTCTTCGTGACAaatgccatttttttctgaatgatAAACAATTATCTATACCGCACCctgctgaaaaaaataacacagaaGTGAATGGGGTCAGTGTTTAATTACTTTACTATTCAGGATAATTTGGtatattttatttatctatttatttatttatttatctatttatgtatttattgatCTCagtgggtagcccctacaacttttgagagttgatttccaagggggccaaTTGcaaccatacatgtaaacaagataacgtgttacattcagtaaaaGTTCATTCACCACTGGACAACATACAGTTGATCACATAAAAAACCGAGGCGTCAAAACAAAATCCATgtcaccaaggagctttcatcagctCAAATCTCCAGAGGGTAAGCAACTAGTAGTATGCATTTTGGGTCAATAAACGGCCTAAAAACCTTTCATCTTGTATATTGTTCTGACTTGGTCATTAGTATTATACGATATCTCACCAAAGGAAGAAAACCATTATATTACAGTTCGTAAATGTCTAAAAATATTGTTAGCTGATAGATGATTCCgtatattgaaatattttacaggtAACTTTTGCAACAGTACTCACCTTCCTGTACCCAGAGATGGCGCAAAAATCTGCTTTATGAGTCCACAAGGAACAACTGAAGTTTGGTACTGCAAGATGCACTGTAATGCACCACTCGAGTACAGTAACCACAATGAGGACATGTATGATCGGTGAGCACACGGCATGGCAATGGATGGTCCGTCTCATACGTCAAGACGGCATGCAgtattcatcatcattgtcagTGTGGGAGAATGCTCAGGTATGNNNNNNNNNNNNNNNNNNNNNNNNNNNNNNNNNNNNNNNNNNNNNNNNNNNNNNNNNNNNNNNNNNNNNNNNNNNNNNNNNNNNNNNNNNNNNNNNNNNNTGTGCTCACTACGCATTTGAAAAGTACAATGTCATCATAACGCTAGCTGCTCATTATGGTATAAAGAGCTCTCTTGGCACCGTGATCTTGATGATAATTCTCGCAAATTTTTCACAGGGTTTTTGAACCCCTTTGTTCCAATAACTGTTGGAGGACTGGTCATCACAGCAGGGCAGCCTCTAGACGCTCAGGTTATCCTTGATGAGATGAAATATCAGCTGGCTCTACTCGGACTGTGCGACGGTCCATGTTTGGTGAGCAAAGGACGAAATGCATGGTCTGCTTCTAAAGAGAAATTAATTATTGCAATTTGGCATCTTTTATTAGGAAAACTTAACTTTCATTGTTGGAGTAAGATATGAAGAAATTTATTTGATTTAGATAATCTTTCTAAGTGCAATAAGCATACAACACTGCAATATATACAGATCCCACCCTCAAAAAACAAGAAGTGACTGGTTTGTATCAATTTACTAAAGACTTTCAAAGTAAACAGTTTTCTTATGAACTCTTACAGATCTGTCAGATAACAGTCGAAATGGAGAACGCATTCAGTCAGAGCCTGCCAGATGAACAGCAGCATGGATGCCTGGAAGGTAAGTAATGACTTAATGCTCACATGTGCATTGAAGGCAACAACTTAGATTTGTGAATAGTGATTGAATGTTTTTGATTTTCTTGATAAATTTTTTGTTCGGATATGACATGGGGATCATAACGTAGAAACTTCTTTACATTTACTACGTAAACTTCAAATATTATGTCTATTGTATATTTCTTACCGCGGTATCCCTAGGCATGACATGTGCAAGTACTACTCTTCCTGTATAATTCTTCTCATCAATCCTAACTAGCTTCCTCCCATGGAGGTTATTCGTCGAGGACAGCTGGTTGTCTATGGGTTGTACCAAACTACTTTTAGGCAGGGTTGTTGACACATAGAGCACAACAGGGACAACATTGTAACAGCATCAATTCCAACGTCCGTGTTTCTCTTCAAGTTGGTTTATGAGAATCAACACATCGCTTATTATAACCACATCATATCAGCTGTAaaagagttcagaaatgaaaatcagCATGTGATTTATAAAGGCATTTATACTTATACAGAGCTACAGAAGTAATTGCAGTTGCCTTCAGTAATTGTAAGTGGGTCAGAGGAACTACTCGTATGActtccaagggtgtggtcatcttgaaatctaCTCATGAGCTCATAAAAACCCGGACAACAAACTCAAATATTTCCGTCTTAAGAGAATATGTGCCTTTACGTTTGTGCATTTAAACTCATTTGATAAGTAGATAATAAGCTTGTTATAAAatcacttgcattactttccgACTCCTCTCGCATCTGTGTTTAAGACGCTTCCATGGCCAGTGCTCAAAATGATATTCTGGAATCATCTTcgagtattttttttaatttcataatCCAGGCATAGACGAGTGCGTGAGCAGCCCTTGTTTGCTAGGAGGGACCTGTGTGAATCATGATGGCGGCTACAGCTGCGTCTGTGTACAAGTGTACAAGTGTACAAACCTACACGCCACCGTGTTGATACAAGAGAGAAAGTGCAGTCGACTCGTTTCTTTGGGTCATTGGCAGGCTAGTAAATCCCTAGAACAGATCGCTTATCAAACGACGCTGCACTTTCCTCATGTTGTGGTCCTGCAGTAATCTATTTCGATATCAAACAGGTCAAAACAGGCTCAAAGGCTATGTTACAAAACTGAAGCCGTGTGTGGGAAACATACGTTTGAAGGCAGTTAACCGTAAAGTCGAAAATGCTTTAACGTAGTTCAAAAATAAGAACGTTTGGATCCGTTCTGTGATATCAGGATAGACGGGGATCACTTTCTATGGACACTATTAAAGTAATTTACATCATCttccggaagtgtgacgtcagaagGTGTGGGTAGAAATGACAAttttacagaagaagaagaaacatcgGGAAAAGCAAGATATTTCAACCCATACCCTGTGGTATGGCTAAAATATGAAAACGTTTTCCATTGAAAAGTAACGGACTTTCATCTTGTATATTGTAGTATTACCCGATATCTCACCAAAGAAAGAAAACCATTATATTATTGTTTTTGAATGTCTGAAAAATACTGTAAGCTGATAGATGATTCCGTATATGATATGTTTTACAGGTCACCCTTGCAACAGTACTCTCCTTCCTGTACCCAGAGATGGCGCAAAAATCTGCTTTATGAGTCCACAAGGAACAACGCAAGTTTGGTACTGCAAGATGCACTGTAATGCGCCACTCGAGTACAGTAACCACCATGAGGACATGTATGAATGCGGTGCGCACACGGCATGGCTATGGATGGTCCGTGTGATGCGTCCAAACGGTATGCCAGTATTCATCAGTGGCAGTGTGGGAGACTGCTCATCAGGTATGCATGTCAAAGATTGTCTAGACCTTGGAACAAAAAGTGATATGATAGAATCAACCTGTTGATTTATCCATATATTTTCATACATATAGGTAGCTTATTCGTTTGTATACACTTATTTtgtttacaagtacatgtatattcgtAGTAGCCCTTACATAGTTACGAAAGTCGTTGTCcttttgttttgtcaataaagatttctatcAATTATGTGCTCACTACGCATTTGAAAAGTACAATGTCATCATAATGCTGCTCATTATGGCATGAATATCTCTCTTGGCAACCGTGATGTTGATAATAATTTTCGCATTTTTTTCACAGGGTTTTTACTACTACCGGTTGTTACTGTTGGAGGACTGGTCATAACAGCAGGACAGCCACTAGACACGCAGGCTATCATTGATGAGATGAAGGATCAGCTAGAGCAAATAGGACTGTGTAATTATAACAGCCCATGTCTGGTGAGCAAAGGAAGAAATTATACAGTCTATGCTTCCGAAGAGAAATTAAGCATTGCAAATTGTCACCTTTTCTCTGGAAAAACCTCACTTATATTTTTGGTGTCCGCTTCTTACGACAAAAAATCATAATCATTGTAATTTGACGCCTTTTCTTAGGAAAACGTCACATTGGCGTATATTGGCGTaagatttgaagaaaaaaacaacaattagtGACTGgaaattaatttgcataaatttgatAAACGCTTTCAGTTTAAACAGTTTTCCTATTAATTTATACAGATCTGTCAGATAACAGTCGAAATGGAGAACGCATTCAGTCAGAGCCTGCCAGATGCACAGCAGCATGGATGCCTGGAAGGTAAATGATGACTTAAGTCTTTTAAGCTAATATCCAACTTAAAAGTTGGATATTAGCTGTTATTCTAAATATGATCATTTTCCtccacacaatactatagggcgagcTCAATATAGaattattatgtaaatgaccTGGTCAGAAAAGCAAGTAGATTGTTTTCTTTACTCATGCACAATACTTAGCCTCCACTAGGCCTTCGTATGGGGGTTACGAGGATTGTAGAATTTGGcagaaaaatcaagaaattggccaggggagtcagtccacgctaaggttatTGCCCCCACCCCCCAAGAAACATGAACCGAactggccgaccaactcctctgacAGCAAAATTCCCCAGGAAAATTTATTagtctccctataatagccggCGTAGTCATAATACTATAGGGATAGCTTAATGGTatggtattgtgtgtgtgtagtctGACAAAAGACCACGaaagaaaacattctgcatgtTCGCATAAATGTTGCCATTCTAGTTCATTAATAGCACAAGTCAACATTAAGAAAGCTGGCCTCaaatatttgtttgaaccttttatttattcatgagacgCTCAAATCGTTCTGTAGGTCGCTTTACATAGAGGTCGTTCAAGGTTATCACAACGTAAACTTCAAAGGTGGTTGCCAAATTTAGAGACGCCTACAAAAGTCAACAACCGCCAGAGTAAGACCATTGAATACTACTAATAATAAACATTTTAACATGTAAATGCTATAATTATACAATTATTATGGTCCTCACTTTTAACATATTTGCTTTATTTGCAAAACCATGCCCGAATGCATGAACATTCTGAAGTAAAACGAAAGAATGCATAATACTAACGTCTAATCGCCTGAAGGTGCATCtattattggatttgacttcttagaaggcagtggttaatgatcTGTCAAATGCATTGGAAAATAAGTGTTTTAAGGGTGCAATTTTGCGTTGAGCTTACGTCACTTTAATAAAGAAGTTTTAGACCTTCAAGAGGATGGATAAGTCAAGTTACAAAAAAAGCAAGGTTCTGTAAAAATTAAATGTTGATACCagtaaatatgcacaaggcatgtttttgaaaatatttttttgttcgttttgtgtttttattgtcttttatatcgtacttttcgttcccctaaacagcccggccgggcccctttgtagaaatgtgacgttaggtGTAGATATCTATGTAGATCGTTGCTGGGAAAGAAACAACTGCTGCATGTTTGTCAGTCAAAAGCGCCGTGCCAAGGTTATCTTGGGTTCGTGCACAGAGCGGAGGTATCGGGACGGCCGACCGGTCATGGACAGATCTTAATGACATAAGGCTACACCGACTCAATTTTAGGGATGCCATCCCCGCGCGCAGTGGTAGTGacatgtcacccaatagcatTCCTTGTCGATCAggattttatgcttgtcagaggatttgcTCTCCAGTGtggggggcacatggtcagagCATGAGGCTACAGCACCCTTTCTCCCCCTTCAAACATTAATGGCAATATATACATGattgaataagaaaaaaacgagCCTAGGAACCAATAGACTAGATGTTTAGTCTTGTGGTTttatcagttgttgtttttttgctggatttttccgCATCCAGCAAAAGTttggggtttccagaggatgtcatacataaagttaagtcagtgtggcccaactaaaaattttaaaaaagtcataCGATTCTACGCTCTGGAGAGGATCGGAGCAATAATCGACGGTAGGCTGATCCACATAAGCACCAATTTGTCAAAATAAAACAGCGACCTTCAAAATATGTCTTCCAGTtgtaacatttattttttataaGTGCTTGGATACTTTATTAGTCCATTACCTGCCCTAAATGTTTTGAGCATCAACCAGACTCTTTACCTTGACGTCAGCGCAACACGCCCGTTACGTGACCTGCCTcacgttactctccaagcagaggtccggctgtttgtttttacatttttatgcgTTTTATCGGTCTAGGCAGCGAGATATCAACAAAACGGTGCAAAATATAAAGCAACTTAAAATCGtcaaaaaaaacagccgaagcctaacatctgcttggagagtaccccgTGCCAGTGTGAAGAGTTTGCACTATTTGTCCCTAGGGGTCAAGGATGTGATGTTGACTTCCTACCAAAGTCAAACCAATCCGCGCGCTGCACCCTCGCACAAGAGAACGTTATCAATACATACAGAAGTAGCACACGACCAAACCCGACTCGTACCGCAGTCTAACTCAGCTCAACAGTCGGCAAAGATGTGGAAGTTTCTACTCTTCATCGCAGCTGTGATCGTCTGGCCGGGGTCGGCAGAAGGTACACTTAAACTTCGTGGCAATTTAGCGTccttaaggcttaggtcacatttccgaaccggagcccggccgggatgtttaaaaaACGACAAATTTGAAGGTATACGTTGAAAAATACCTaaattatgcccatgaatcttatggTGATATTTTATATTACTATTTTACCGACAACCCCCGCCACCCCCCATCCCCACCGTTACCTCGCCAGCTGCCAAGCCAGAATAAAGTTACCGCGGACGACCCATTATTTTCTTACTATCCTTAAGGCGCAAGAAAAGGCAAGAGCAGGCCACAATGTTTTATCCATGCATCAGCGTCGCTACGAAAATCTAGCATACTTGATACATACCCAACAGGACGCCTTCGAAATTTAACAGTTTCGGATAGGCACATCAGGGTGGTCTGATCGTGTAGCCGGTGCTCCCGGGGCCCCCAACATGCCCTCTACTAAGCTCAAGCCAGCCAGTGTCTTCTTAACGCATGAGGGACGGCAAGAGTCGGCCAAAATATTCCTTACTTTCCCCACCAACAACCCCTTTCCGCCGTCACTCCTTACCCCTTATCTCATCAGGCCAGACGCCAAGACGATGGATATTTTTTAGATCTGGCTGGGGTCTGGGAGTCTGTATCTGTAAATATGATTGTACGTCTGTTTTTTAACAGTCCAGGAAGATTGGCTACCTACATCTTATTGGGCTGAATAGTCTAAAGTGTCTCCTGCTTGCGACAGGTGAAAATGTCGCCCTGGACAAGCCAGCGTTCCAGACCAGCACCGCTCTGAACCTCGGGGCTGCCAGCAACGCTGTAGACGGGAACACCGATACCGACTACTTCGCTGGTTCCTGTGCCTCTACTTTAGAAGACAGTAACCCagcctggtgggtggatcttggaGAAACACATATCATTGACAGGTGCGTGGACAGCAaaactttttggcgacgcctcaggggctagcctaacagtatagagTGCGTCAGTTTGCAATAATTTCCAAAACCTGGTATTTCTGGATTTCTTTTCGCATGTGCCTAGTAGCATTATCCATGGGGAGGAGTTAACTCGggaaagggttgacggatcgtcatgacatttggaatgtagatagcttcggAGATGCCTTATAAGATGAAGT includes the following:
- the LOC118427929 gene encoding neurogenic locus notch homolog protein 1-like, giving the protein MWKFLLLLAAVGTLPTASVGHPCNSTLLPVPRDGAKICFMSPQGTTQVWYCKMHCNAPLEYSNHHEDMYECGAHTAWLWMVRVMRPNGMPVFISGSVGDCSSGFLLLPVVTVGGLVITAGQPLDTQAIIDEMKDQLEQIGLCNYNSPCLICQITVEMENAFSQSLPDAQQHGCLEGENVALDKPAFQTSTALNLGAASNAVDGNTDTDYFAGSCASTLEDSNPAWWVDLGETHIIDRVDIFNRQDCCGDKISPFNIHIGDSPRVSENHKCGGDHNMDPHQPATSVSCYGMKGRYVGIRLPGSFRTLTLCEVQISGEPDDCASSPCVHGTCFDAIDGYSCFCEPGWGGTNCDTNTDDCRSSPCGEHGTCNDVVGGYTCTCDAGWEGINCDQDINECESSPCVHGYCSDGVNSYTCICEQNWSGTNCDQGRYLP